The genome window tctgcttaaaccatggtgttaGTGGGGCATGGACATTGCTagtattttatgcatttacgtggaacagttagaataaaatcctgaccgAGGTAAATAGACaataggccgtatttcaccccttacgtgtgaccatttgccagctgccACACTGTCGCCCCTGCTgtggctttactctctgtgctgtacttctATAATTATATTCCATAAACTATTTCATAAATGACTGGTATACCGCACCGCACACCCCAATGACCAGCCAACACGtcaaggccaattctcaaaacaacgTTCGTCACAACTCACGGGAGAGCTTTTGGTATGTCATTATTTGGAACTGAATTACGGTTGAATTGAAAACCAGGCTCCATgatcatgatttatttatttatcaggcTTCTAATctgaaggggcctccgtggctcagtcggttagcgcgctagcgcagcgtagtgacccagaagcctctcaccaatgcggtcgctgtgagttcaagaccagcctatgctggcttcctctccggccgtacgtgggaaggtctgccagcaacctgcggatggtcgtgggtttcccccgggttctgcccggtttccacccaccataatgctggccgccgtcgtataagtgaaatattcttgagtacggcgtaaaacaacaatcaaaaaaaaaaaaaaaaaaaaaaaaaatctaatctGAAAGCTGGAAGCTTGTTGTTTCGACTTTCTACTTCTGgctatttttcttttctgaaaacaGCCGTCGGTGTTTTTGAAAACAGCAAATCTCAGTTGGTCTTGGCTCACATGTACCACACCAATTGCGCTACATGATTGTCCGTATAACGTCACCCCACTTCACATATTTATGCGCCATACTGGACATATAAAGAAGTCTAAAAAAAGTGTTTGAGGgaatgagtgcttgggctttaacgtcgcacttaacagttttcagtcatatgtgtCTCAAGAAATATTGAGCCTTGTGGATGAATACAAGACTTGCAGCGCctcaaaaatttcaaaaggTCCCGTTTTTCTCGTCATGCATCGCGAACCAAGAGACCatgttgattgtaactacatgtgCGATGGCAACATAAGTCAAATGTTGCCATCATTCGTCATCATGTTAGTCTGTAATATCGATCTGTAATATACGATCATGTTAGTCTGTAATATCTTCATGGCCGCATTTAACCGCttatgtgtggccatttgccagcaatcacactgtcctcactgctctggttttctctctgTACTTTACCTCTAtgttgttttactctctgtgtttgAATTATGTTGTATTCCTGTATATGcaaggattctgctggtggactaatcATCCCCAAGgtctctttattatttttttatgtgattgtatgtttaatgtgatgAAAGCACAGCATTCTgggtaattctaaaccagtgaggtccaataaattgcagtttaacatcactgcaattttttttacctatttctgcttacACCATGCTGCTTACACCATAgcgggcgtgtaaattgctactatttatgcattaacatgaacagttagaataaaacccagactgaggtaaatggacaaTAGGTTGTGTTTctccggttacgtgtgaccatttaccaactatcacagtcgtttttgctcttgttttactctctgcgcTGTATGTTAATAATTgtgttgtattcctgcataaacaaggattctgctggtggactaagcatccctaAAGCCTggcccctttgcattgtttcaatgtgattggatgttaattgtgatgacaacGCAGTATTTTTagtaattgcaattttttttacctaattctgcttaaaccatggtgttaGTGGGGCATGGACATTGCTagtattttatgcatttacgtggaacagttagaataaaatcctgaccgAGGTAAATAGACaataggccgtatttcaccccttacgtgtgaccatttgccagctgccACACTGTCGCCCCTGCTgtggctttactctctgtgctgtacttctATAATTATATTCCATAAACTATTTCATAAATGACTGGTATACCGCACCGCACACCCCAATGACCAGCCAACACGtcaaggccaattctcaaaacaacgTTCGTCACAAAGAACCAAAGAGCTAATTTAGTATAGAAATTAAGAAATTTGAATGGATTCATACAAAGTAAAGCATGCGTCAACATTTTTCCATGATGACACAAAGACGACGGGGAAAGTTGTAGGCATATGACTTAGTATCAGTATCTAAGTTGTGCACCAAGCTAGTTACTATATTGTCGTTATCAGGTATCTGACGGGTACTTCGTCCATTTCTTTGCGCCGGAAGATCTACCGCCAATGGGAAAGCGGATTGTGTTCGTTCTGGACACAAGCGGCTCCATGAGCGGACGGAAAAACCTTCAGCTCCAGGAAGCTCTTCTCTTTATTCTCGGGGAACTCCGACCTATTGACGGGTTCAGCATCCTTCTGTTCAGCAGCGGAGTCGAGTACTGGGGCTCAGGCAAACTGATTCGCGCGACAGAGGAGAACGTCGCCAAAGCCAAGCAGTTCGCCAGGACAATCGGAGCGAGTGGAGGTACAGTCAGAGTTAACAATGGAGCTCAAAAGATAAGAGAAAGCAATAGTTCAAACTAATCGTGACTGGTTAGCTGGGCTTTATAGAGGGAAGGCTtagtcagcaacctgtggtaggtcgtgggtttccgcccgGTTTCGTCTCACCatagatgaaatattgttgagtatacagcctaaaacaccaatcaaataaataagtgaatacgAACATAAGAGAGACATCATTAACAATTTGTTCTAAATGCAAGTTTTCAGTGAGGTAAGTGAGAATTAGCAGAAAATGTTAGGCCATTAATCTATACAGTTGTACTTGTGTATTTTGTCTATCACAGGTAAATGAAATGTATTACTGTTAAACTTAAGGTCTAGCTACTCTTCCTAAAATTCAGTTCAATGACATTTAGcaaatgtaaaacaacaataggTTACGCCACGACTTGTCGATAGCTATAGAGCAGCAGTAGGAGAAACCCACATTCTCGTGCTAGTtgcttaaaaaaaatcaagttcAAAGGGATtaaaggtaaattgacaaaaggccagTTTTCACCATTTATCAAATATGACaccgtcattgctgctctgatgtcattctctatgctgtagtcttttctACTGAAGCACCACATTAATGGTTGGGTTAAATAcggtggggggcctccgtggctcagtcggttagcgcgctagcgcagtgttgtgacccagaagcctctcaccaatgcggttgctatgagttcaagaccagcctatgctggcttcctctccggccgtacgtgggaaggtctgccagcaacctgcggatggtcgtgggtttcccccgggttctgcccggtttccacccaccataatgctggccgccgtcgtataagtgaaatattcttgagtgcggcgtaaaacaacaatcaaaaaaaaaaaaaaaatacggtgGTGTCACTCTTGGAAAGCAAAAATTCATTACGATTTAACATTAGATGTTTCTGATTTTCTTCACACAGGCACAAACATCAACGCTGCTCTTCTGGCGGGACTGCGCACGCTCTCTCCTCACGCGACAAATCCGTCAAATCCGTCGCTCCTACTGTTCTTGACGGACGGCCAAGCGACGTCCGGGGAGACAAGGTCGGAGAAAATACTGGAGAACGTCAGCGGTGCGCGTCAAGCTGGACAGTCCATCTACTCCTTGGCCTTCGGAAACGGGGCAGATTTCGACCTTCTGCGAAAGCTTTCTGCTCAAAACCAAGGCGTAGCGAGGAAGATCTTTGAGGATGCGGACGCGGCGCTGCAACTGTCGGGTTTTTACAACGAGATCTCGAGTCCTTTGTTGTCAGAATTGGTCATCAAGTACATCAGCGATTTTGTGAACGACACTAGCCTGACCCAGACTTCGTTCAGCACCTTTTTCCGAGGTTCCGAAATTGTCGTCTCAGGAAGATACAATGCGCAAGCCCAGGGGCCAAGAGAGCTCAGTGTCGTCGTCCAGGGTAATGATGCGTCAAGCCCTTTGCTTAAGAGACGCCGTTACTGTCTTCCTCCGTGGCTTCCACGCCCTCTCCGTGATTCCTGGTATCACCCACGCCCCTGGCCATGCCCCCCTCTACCCCCACCGCCAACTCTCAGCCCCACCCCACCGACTCCACGACCAACTACCTTCATAGAACGACTCTGGGTGTATCTAACGATCCGTCAACTGGTGGAGAAAGTGGTGGAAACTGACAACCCTAAAGCTCCAGCATCGGTGAAGGCTAAAGCAGATGCCTTGAGACTAGCTTTGAAGGTAAGTCGTAGAATACTctaaaaaagtttatttatcaaatgtcttaagaTTGAAGTCAAAAACACGGCTGcaattaaaatgaaatgctgtaaaaagttttaaattattGCACTGATTCTTTATTGCAGAACAAGCAAGGAAGAAACCCCAGCTTGCACTTTTTCCTTTTCCGAATTTGGCTTTCTAAGAACTTgcaatttctgaaaatttcctAAATTGCTTTATAAATAGGAACTCAGCTGGTTGGTTAGTCGTGGCATAGACAAAGTAGAATGTTGAATACGTCGTTTAATGCCATCAGAATCAgataattaaaagaaaacatagcTGTATGTGTCAAATCCAAATGGCTTCTCACAACATAAGCGCAGAACTGTGCGGAGTCCATTTCCAAGAGCAAAGGGCTTTGACATAAGTCATCTTGGTACCTAGGCACTTGGCTTGCGGGAGCAAGAGAATGGCTTCCATTTTGCTCCAATTGTCAACCCGGAAAGGTGATTACCTCGGTTACTTGCTTCAGGTTAAGATTTGTGGAAAGCCAGTTCTACTGTGTTGTGGGCTACAATTGCAAATCGGTGTTCCTTCCTCTCACTCAgcttgtttatttacttattaatttgattggtgttttacactgtacacaagaatatttcacttttgcgacagcattattgtgggaggaaacctggcagagcccgttggaaacccacgaccatccgaatgttgccggcagaccttcttACGCACGTCCGGAGAGTTTATAGTATTTTCAATGGGGCGTTCCCCTAAACCAGCGTTAAGAATACGTAGGCAAGGGCACTGATGTGCTACAGGGAGACAGATATAATCTTTacaaaagaacacaaaacagtAGTGCAAGAATGTAAACGACTcatactggatttgaacccgcgaCCTATCGTAAACTACCAAAAcgtttattttcaaatttgcaATGTTTCAGTACCAATTCGTGACACCGTACACGTCCATGGTTGCAACCAAGCCTAAGAATCTTGATACGAAAGTATCTTTCGGTCCAACTGCTGTCAAAGGTAAGTCTTAACTTAAATATGTTATATGCCATTTTATGTGATGTGCactaaatctatttatttgattgttacacCAAGAAGTTTTTACTTACACAatgggggtcagttttatgggtggaaaaagcCGGAGTGCTGAAGTGCCGAAGTGCCGGAGTGAatcaccaacctttggcaagtgttacgacccaaactgtctgtattataaagagatggcttgttcaaaatacacgacagtttagccgcacaaaaagtaaccaaaaccagcagattttattttacaacaatttattaggtttaacaaaaaCAGATAACAAGTCTTATACAAATAccaaagtacttaagtttaacaagaaaagatagcagtatctatacaaatactaaagtacttacatgtacaacggtgtcaagtcaaAACGCACGCATATAtcccacaatgctgaaaaccataccGGCATAAAtccacaaataagagggaaaatccacggTATagctgagtgtatgacgaaatgtacacaaaattccacagacactGCCCGTGTAGGcctactaataagcactgtgtacacaagagcacaaattaaatatacaagttcagactgaacaagtgctcggtggagatatgatataacaaagccagaggctataaagacaccaaaattcagcacaaaaggcctactaaagtaacacacagcgaaagcatccaaaactctcaataattctcctctctccccttttgacctgctttcataggtcttatatagaattttctagaataagaaaattcttgaacacttgttgtaaacaaacagtccccgaactgagcgtatccTGGAACactctaaggtagaggcagacagcaggccctggactcagcatatgtaaacagtggcaagctaaatttagaagctaacggcagttgtgcacataacacaagTTACTGACCAAATTCCCCATGTTGCTCACCATATGACCTTCAACGAACGTTTTCCGTGTGAACGGCCTCACGAATGTCACCGATGGTTTGTCATGTAGGGCCCACAAGCAGTGAGCGCGGAGAACTCTAGATACTGCTTGTCCAAGAACGAGTGAATATGAAAGTGAATAACGAAAAATATATGAGAGTTAAATGTCATGAGATTCGAAGAACGAATAACGTCTTAGTGACTCGTCATTGAAGAAACAACAAAATGTCGTGGAACAATATTCGCTTAAACTTTCTATTTGACAACCGAATAATTGATATCGCGCTGACACCTTATTCGAGAAAGCACGTGGCTTGAGGAGTGAATTCAAAACAGCATTACTCCAACCGTATGAAGggagatctgccagcaacctgcgaatggccggTTTTTgccgggtttccttccaccataatgctggtcgccgtcgtataagagaaatattcttgagtacggcgtaaaacaccaataaaataaataaataaaacagtatgATGActgttataattttaatatgGCGTAAAGCAATATTCGCTTGTTCATTCAACTGTACAGTTTGTATTGACTTACATTTTTGTAGAGTCATCTAGCAGTGTACCCAGCTCGCTCAACACTTCCTTACGTCGTTCACAAGGTAAACGCTTAATTCATCTTGATATTGATGACTCAACAAATCTCGACCAGCCAATTTCTGTGCTGAGTCGGGTCATACTTTAAAACCCACGAATTTCCCTGGCTGGGCGACTAAGACCAGTGTGTTGTGTAATGTGATTCATTactaaatatgatgacaacatagcCTTGTGAGTAATTATAGGCCAGCAACATCTaattaattgcaattaacatcactgcattttttggcCTAATTTTGGTTAAGTCATGGTGTTAGGGAGCTATTTTAAATTcgcataaacagttagaataaaaccctgagacGAAATTTTttcggttatgtgtgaccaatTAATACAAACTATCTAACAGCCGTCTGCTTCCTGATATGAGAGTATTGTTTATATAAGAACAGCAATCTTCATGGATTAACAAAGACTTGCTTGGCTTTTCGTTAGGAATTAGATATAACCGCAGATTAAAACCgcagatatatatatgaagTCGTTGCTCGTTGAAAATTTAAAAGGTTAGTATGAAACCGTTTAATGTAATATGGAATTTGTTGATTAATACAGCTCATAGACGCACATTTAGCTAAGTAGCTAAGACGCACattttgttaagtacgacatttagctccaagcatacatacatacctacacacatacatacataacctTGCAATAAACCAacagtgagcatcttgtccttGTTTTGCACTAACTTTTGGtaatctttgttttgttttatttaggaTTCCCGGCCATAAAAAAGAGCAGTGGTTAGTATATACGTGCAACAACGCACTTACCGTGTTATCTCTGGCTTCGAGGCAGTATTACTTGATACGTGCATTAAACCTTAGAGGCAAAGACAACACTAAAGCGAAGTATATATCAGACGAAcgaccattgaaaactgtacatgaaaatagttggatttattttttaagcgAGTAAAGTGGTGTTACTGCAACCAATCCCACGGTAGTCCGTTGTGACCCAgaggtatcagtgacgtcatacCATTTTAGTCTATTGTGACCCAgaggtatcagtgacgtcacaccattttagtctgttgtgacccagaggtatcagtgacgtcacaccattTTAGTCTATTGTGACCCAGAGGTATCAGTGACGCCACACCATTTTagtctgttgtgacccagaggtatcagtgacgtcacaccattTTAGTCTATTGTGACCCAgaggtatcagtgacgtcacaccattTTAGTCTATTGTGACACAgaggtatcagtgacgtcacaccctTTTAGGCTATTGTGACCCAGAGGTATCAATGACGTCACTCATTGTTTTTACCTCAAATAATTTGTTACAGATCTAAttggcgaatgcattcatagacctatatgtatatgcattttgactGATGAAATGCAGCAGTCTTATGTGTTTTAAGTGACAAAAACTTTgcgtgacgtcactggtctcaATATGGTCataaaaggccaccatagaacaaaatatacatatgcattttaCTAAGTTGaacaaattctaaaaaaaaatcaacaattttaCTGGGTAGTTTTAATTGGTTCTTCATGTTAAACATACaccattttagtgttttctttgcctttaagcgATAGTAGCTTATATTGTAGCTTTCCATGTATCAACCCtgtataaaaaatgttttatttatttatctgatatttctcaagaatatttcatctatacgacggcggtcaacattatggtgtgagggaACCGAGCAGCGCCAGGAAGAAACCCgtcaaccatccgcaggtttcccTGAAGACAGTGGTTAACTATGAGTAGGAGACAATCTGCGTGCGTCTTACAATTGTAACAATCAGTCTACCATTTTTAGACCATGTATGGTAGTAACAAACACACTGTAACTTGTATTGTCATATACTGTAGCAATTGTCAAGTTTTGATGTGGTCATGCGTATCGAGGCTTTTAGTCGGTAATCAAAGGCCATAGCTTACATAATGTGATACATAAAACGAATGTTTAACAACTGATCTTACTTGTTTTAATtggtttgttttacattttggttAGGAGTGTGAATTTTAGATGATGACACCTCTCTtgaaagatttgatttgatgaaAGAATCCTTGAATCCTTGCACGGTGATAGATGGGATATTGCTAATTCAATTCAAACGCTGATTCTTATACTCCCCAGGACCACTATCTTTTAGACGCAGGATGCATCCGTCAATCATCAGGCCAAATTATCAGATACAACCGCCACCAGCAGCGACACTCCAGCCGATTTTGACGGAAAGTCTAACCACTCCGCCTCCTGCAAAACCCAGATCAGGTTAgtaacatttacacaaaaggctcgattttgtgttttatggctGACTGATGAACGAGTTCAGACCTAAATCCGCCATTGATTGACCAATTAGTCTAAGCGTTGAGTTGCAAATAGATCATTTAGAAAAACATAAATGGTAAATATAGCCAATAACAAGTCATCAGGCAGTTTCAGTGATGAAAAGGAGACTATCATGCATCACTATCAATCAAGTGAAGACGTGTAAAAACTGTTCTCCCCTCAAACGAGTGGTTTGGCGGGGCATACGATCATCAAAATGTGAACTGAACAGTGTGTAACCCATGCAGCACCCCAATAAACTTACTGACCAAGCCCTGTCGCAAGTAATGCGCTTCAAGGTGAAGAAATTGCGAAGTGATCTAATGGTCAAACCATGGCCAGTCAACCTTCCCCGACCAGAGTGCACGGACTGCACGCTCGCGGGCAGAGCTCGAGCCAGCCTGCAGTCAGTATTGCCGTTGAGCCGGAGAGCGGTCACTCACTGGACACTGTGTTTACTACGACCACAAGATCGAACAGTCCTGCTGATTCAGTTGCTATTAACCCTGAACTAAAGCGACGCGGATCCCTACCCGACCTTCCTGCCGTAATCAAGGCTGGTAAGACTGGTTTATTTACTGAGAGCTTGCTCTCCCCGCAGATTAGTGGTCAGCTGAGAGCCGTGATAAAATACATAGTTGACGCTACTGTCCAGTCGCTACTTGAAGTTTTGAAAACAAGTAAAACTGAGACAGACTTGATATCCACCAAAATTGATAGCCTACGCAGACAACTTCCGGAAAAAGACCTTATCCTATCCGGCtatgaaaataatatacaaGATTTGAAAGCAGACTTATCACACCTCAGTTCAAAGCTAGAAGACTCGTCAAAAGAAATCAAGGAACTGAAGGCCGAGAACATATTCCTACACGACAAGGCTGAACAATACAGAAGACGGGACTCATTTCGCGTGATTGGGTTGTCAATCCGCCCAAATGAAAGTACAGACGATAGGAAACattctgaatttattagaagcAGACAGCAACTGAAACACGTCACAGACCTCCAACACGTTTACATAAATGAGAATCTCTCAAAGCGCAGGTACCAGATGTACAAGTTACTATTAGAGGAGAGAAGGGAGGGGAAAATCCATTCTGCCCGGACATTTGATGGCAATATTGTCTACCATGTCACCGAAGGTGGCGCTAGAGTTCAGCTGACAAGAGAGCCTAACATAGAAAGTCTGTAACACTTTTTAACAGTCTCAGCGACTCTGATTTTTGCAGTCCGGTTATATATCCCTATAAACTTTATGATCTACAATCTAAACTCTGTTTGTCATGGAGTGTcgcaccccaccccctcccccctcccccttcttTACATTTCTTTCCGTAGACATAGTGTAATGTCAGTGTGAAAACCCAGTGTGTTGATCAGCTGTGGCTGCTTATCCAGAATGCACGAGCTTGTCAAGGTGGAAAACTAAATCTAATAGCAGAGCATGACCTTCCACTGAGTGACCTCCCACCTAGATAGACCTCCTTGCACTCGCTTTTCTCCAAAGCACGAGCCTTTCTGAGCGTCATTCTTTCTATCTCTACAATAATCCAAACAAAATACACCATGTTCCATAGTAATCAGCGAGTTTCTACCAGCATTGAATAAGTGCACGGACCTGTGCTTTGACCAGTCAGCATTACCTACCTTTCACCTGGGACATGTAAGCCATTGTATCCAAACTTGTTCACCAGACCAGTATTGACAAATTCCACAGCCTCTGAAATCTATAATAATCCTAACCTtgcacaattacatgtaccacgtgcctataaatatatttgtttgtttatttgattggtgttttacgccgtactcaagaatatttcacttatacgacggcgaccagcattatggtaggtggaaaccgtgcagagcccgggggaaacccacgaccatccgcaggttgctgtcggacCTTCCCACGCCCATAAATATAAGTGTTAACTATAAATATACATAGTTTAACGTGGAGCTATATGTACTCTCCATAAGAAACCTGAACCTAtttgaatatatgtacaaagattCTTTGTAACTTTCCATAATTATTGTAGCTATTCCAAAACCACTTTAAGGAATTTAAACCTCTAACACGCCTTGCTTTCGTCCAATGCATCTGCTCCTAGTGTTTTGGCTTCTATTGTATATTATTTGGTTTCCATCTTATCATACGCCTTTCACACACTTTTATGCACGGGCTACATTCATATTAACTAAAATAGTCGCACAGATGTTTTGTACAggaatgtctttatttattttagaccATGGGTAATGATCTAACGAGCTACCGTATGACTATTGGGTTATTTGGTCGGACGTTTACTTCATCAGGCTTTGTGAAATATAATCTGTTTAACTACCTGTTAGAAATTCTTACTGCTACGTTTATAACTATCTTGGTGTCCCACCGACTTTTAGTTGTCAACAAACTGAAAATTGTCTACTGGATGTGTTATGTACCTTTACTTAACTGGTTAATTTTGAAGTGCGGGGATGTGGAAATCGTAATCAAGCATGGCGCGGAGCCTGTGTTCATGTTGCCAACCATTTGACCGCAGCTCGACGCACTGACCTTGAGTGTGACCTACTAGAAATAGTATGGGTTGAAGTCCATGATAAACTCAATACCCTTCCCTGTGTCATATACAGTCCTCCTAATTTACCAATGGAGAAGTGGGAAGTGTTAGAGGAAAATATTAAACGCGTTTTAGACCATAAtccaaacaaaacaatcatTATTTTAGGAGACTTTAACGAGAACCCTCTAGACCTATCAAAATTTAAGTGGCGAGATATTATTTCTCGTTTGGGATTGAGTCATTTAATTCACACAGCTAAAAGACCTCAGTCAAACACCATTCTGGACCCTATAATTTGTAATAAACCCGACAAAATTATTGGCTCCGGTGTGCTTTCAAATTTCTGTAGCGACCACTGTCCAACTTACGTTCGTTTTCATTGCAATACAGTCTTCGAAAAGAGTTACAGTAGAACAATCTGGAAATATAATCTGGCTGACTGGAATGAATATCGCGATTTCTTGAAGTCCTCTGCCTGGGACAGTATTCTTGAAAGGACTGTATTGAGAGTATTATCGAAAAAATTGAGAGCAATATATTGCATGCTGCAAAGAGTACAATTCCTAACAAAACAATTACAGTCAAATATAAAGACAAAAGCTGGATAACACCACAAATCAAACACGAAATTCGAATAAGATACCGTTTGTTTAAACGATCAAGACGTTTTAAAACTTGCCATAATATACGTACATTTAAAACTCAAAGAAATAAAGTTAATTCACGTATTAAATCCCCGAAACTTTCTCACCATTCCAAAAATGTCGAAAAAATTCAAGCCGGCAATGTAAGTGAAAAAGGATGGTGGAAAATAGCTAATTCATTTTTAAAGGGTAAACCTGGTCACACTGTTACTTTTCCGCCACTAATAGCTGATGATGGTTCATACGAGTATAACACAAGCACAAAGGCcactatattaaatatatttaatatagtggccttttaaatatatttaatatactatATTTCTCCAAACTAGATGTCTTTTTTGATATTTCAAAGGCTTTTGACAAAGTCTGGCATAAAGGTTTATTATACAAACTTAAAAGTGTTGGTATTCGAGGCAATTTATTAAACCGGGGTGAGGATTATCTCACAAACAGAACTCAACGGGTTGTCATCAAT of Liolophura sinensis isolate JHLJ2023 chromosome 13, CUHK_Ljap_v2, whole genome shotgun sequence contains these proteins:
- the LOC135480225 gene encoding inter-alpha-trypsin inhibitor heavy chain H4-like isoform X1, which translates into the protein MLTTVFLLVLLSVAIQTSHAALDTGQITIDSLHIRSDIRHRFSETRVTSRVSNTADIAQDATFEVRLPDDAFISGYSMTIDGVVYPGTVKEKSAANKEFNDAVERGESAGKVAATSARETNEFLITVNVAAHSHVTFNLTYQELLQRRLGLYEHVIYINPGQIVPDLQVHVFINETREITQLSAPEIRDDKLSSNVITDTNKFARIDSLSPSSAQVTFSPTAEQQQEYSDRGVAGQFIVNYDVQRSPDFEGELLVSDGYFVHFFAPEDLPPMGKRIVFVLDTSGSMSGRKNLQLQEALLFILGELRPIDGFSILLFSSGVEYWGSGKLIRATEENVAKAKQFARTIGASGGTNINAALLAGLRTLSPHATNPSNPSLLLFLTDGQATSGETRSEKILENVSGARQAGQSIYSLAFGNGADFDLLRKLSAQNQGVARKIFEDADAALQLSGFYNEISSPLLSELVIKYISDFVNDTSLTQTSFSTFFRGSEIVVSGRYNAQAQGPRELSVVVQGNDASSPLLKRRRYCLPPWLPRPLRDSWYHPRPWPCPPLPPPPTLSPTPPTPRPTTFIERLWVYLTIRQLVEKVVETDNPKAPASVKAKADALRLALKYQFVTPYTSMVATKPKNLDTKVSFGPTAVKESSSSVPSSLNTSLRRSQGFPAIKKSSGPLSFRRRMHPSIIRPNYQIQPPPAATLQPILTESLTTPPPAKPRSDIPPGLSIEVNVTKELNLEVNVTTELNPEVNATTPDDTGFSLCLDIASTYVNESDILLLNDTENDLVVTGILQTEKFGDHRKFESVSVRLNGSDVLTVAVTLVPY
- the LOC135480225 gene encoding inter-alpha-trypsin inhibitor heavy chain H4-like isoform X3; amino-acid sequence: MLTTVFLLVLLSVAIQTSHAALDTGQITIDSLHIRSDIRHRFSETRVTSRVSNTADIAQDATFEVRLPDDAFISGYSMTIDGVVYPGTVKEKSAANKEFNDAVERGESAGKVAATSARETNEFLITVNVAAHSHVTFNLTYQELLQRRLGLYEHVIYINPGQIVPDLQVHVFINETREITQLSAPEIRDDKLSSNVITDTNKFARIDSLSPSSAQVTFSPTAEQQQEYSDRGVAGQFIVNYDVQRSPDFEGELLVSDGYFVHFFAPEDLPPMGKRIVFVLDTSGSMSGRKNLQLQEALLFILGELRPIDGFSILLFSSGVEYWGSGKLIRATEENVAKAKQFARTIGASGGTNINAALLAGLRTLSPHATNPSNPSLLLFLTDGQATSGETRSEKILENVSGARQAGQSIYSLAFGNGADFDLLRKLSAQNQGVARKIFEDADAALQLSGFYNEISSPLLSELVIKYISDFVNDTSLTQTSFSTFFRGSEIVVSGRYNAQAQGPRELSVVVQGNDASSPLLKRRRYCLPPWLPRPLRDSWYHPRPWPCPPLPPPPTLSPTPPTPRPTTFIERLWVYLTIRQLVEKVVETDNPKAPASVKAKADALRLALKYQFVTPYTSMVATKPKNLDTKVSFGPTAVKGPLSFRRRMHPSIIRPNYQIQPPPAATLQPILTESLTTPPPAKPRSDIPPGLSIEVNVTKELNLEVNVTTELNPEVNATTPDDTGFSLCLDIASTYVNESDILLLNDTENDLVVTGILQTEKFGDHRKFESVSVRLNGSDVLTVAVTLVPY
- the LOC135480225 gene encoding inter-alpha-trypsin inhibitor heavy chain H4-like isoform X2, giving the protein MLTTVFLLVLLSVAIQTSHAALDTGQITIDSLHIRSDIRHRFSETRVTSRVSNTADIAQDATFEVRLPDDAFISGYSMTIDGVVYPGTVKEKSAANKEFNDAVERGESAGKVAATSARETNEFLITVNVAAHSHVTFNLTYQELLQRRLGLYEHVIYINPGQIVPDLQVHVFINETREITQLSAPEIRDDKLSSNVITDTNKFARIDSLSPSSAQVTFSPTAEQQQEYSDRGVAGQFIVNYDVQRSPDFEGELLVSDGYFVHFFAPEDLPPMGKRIVFVLDTSGSMSGRKNLQLQEALLFILGELRPIDGFSILLFSSGVEYWGSGKLIRATEENVAKAKQFARTIGASGGTNINAALLAGLRTLSPHATNPSNPSLLLFLTDGQATSGETRSEKILENVSGARQAGQSIYSLAFGNGADFDLLRKLSAQNQGVARKIFEDADAALQLSGFYNEISSPLLSELVIKYISDFVNDTSLTQTSFSTFFRGSEIVVSGRYNAQAQGPRELSVVVQGNDASSPLLKRRRYCLPPWLPRPLRDSWYHPRPWPCPPLPPPPTLSPTPPTPRPTTFIERLWVYLTIRQLVEKVVETDNPKAPASVKAKADALRLALKYQFVTPYTSMVATKPKNLDTKVSFGPTAVKESSSSVPSSLNTSLRRSQGPLSFRRRMHPSIIRPNYQIQPPPAATLQPILTESLTTPPPAKPRSDIPPGLSIEVNVTKELNLEVNVTTELNPEVNATTPDDTGFSLCLDIASTYVNESDILLLNDTENDLVVTGILQTEKFGDHRKFESVSVRLNGSDVLTVAVTLVPY